TTAATTGACCTTCTTCCAAAGGAAGGCTTACTCTTTCCATCAGGTACTTAAAAGCCATAGCCCTGAGTACCGGAAAAGATTTACCTTTTGCCATTTCACTTTTGTAAAATTCAGTAATTATTCTCGCTCTTTCCGAAGAGATTTTCACTTCGGAATCTACACTTTCCTGCCTTAACCTTGCGATTCTTTCATTTATTGGTCTTACCGAAGACCTTCTTTTATCCATTTCTCTTTCTATTTTTTCTTTTGCTATAGCACACATAGTAACCCTCCTCCGAAATATAATTAAATTTGAATTAATTTAGTTAATTTATTATATTTGCAAAAATTGTGCCAATTAAAAAACCTGTTTTTGCCGGGATTCGTAATTCTAAAAGTGTATTAAATATGAGACAAATTCTCAAAATAAATACATTATATTTAAAAATTGACGTTAAGTCTGTTGATAGGATATTTTATCGATGATAAGATAATTTATATTAACAAAACAAAAAGATGAAAGGGAGATAATAATGGATTACACAAATTATGGTTTGCAAACAATACTTTCTCACTATGCTGAAGAAAATGAAAAGTATTTAGGGGCTGCTGCCGTACCAATCTTTGAAACCTCTACCTTTGTATTTGAAAGTTATGAAGATATAGATGAGGCTTTCTCTCATAAAAATAAAAGGTATATTTATACACGGGGTATGAATCCGACGGTAGAAATTTTAGAAAAAAAATTAGCAGCCCTGGAAAAGGGAGAAAGAGCAAAATGTTTTGCTTCAGGGATGGCGGCAATTTCATCGGCTATTCTAAATGTTATAAAGGCTAAAGACCATGTAATCTGTGTAAAAAATATTTACGGCCCTACATACAACTTTTTATCAAAGTATCTTACTAAATTTAATATTGAAACAACCTTTGTAAACGGAGAAAATTTTGAGGAAATTAAAGAGGCGGTAAGAGAAAATACTTCTTTAATATATCTGGAAAGTCCCAACAGTCTGATATTCATGCTCCAGGATATAAAAAAAATTGCCTCCTTTGCGAAGGAACGAGGAATAAAAACAATAATTGACAATTCCTGGGCAAGTCCGGTTTTTCAAAATCCACTGGAAATGGGTATTGATATGGTAGTTCATTCTGCCTCC
The nucleotide sequence above comes from Thermovenabulum gondwanense. Encoded proteins:
- a CDS encoding trans-sulfuration enzyme family protein, translating into MDYTNYGLQTILSHYAEENEKYLGAAAVPIFETSTFVFESYEDIDEAFSHKNKRYIYTRGMNPTVEILEKKLAALEKGERAKCFASGMAAISSAILNVIKAKDHVICVKNIYGPTYNFLSKYLTKFNIETTFVNGENFEEIKEAVRENTSLIYLESPNSLIFMLQDIKKIASFAKERGIKTIIDNSWASPVFQNPLEMGIDMVVHSASKYIGGHSDVVAGCIVGNKDIICRIEENEYPLLGGILAPFEAWLLIRGLRTLEIRMEKHMKNALAISEFLAQHPKISKIYYPGHPSHPQYELARKQMKGFSGLLSFEIDCDIEGVKRFINNLKIIKLGVSWGGYESLAFPPVISYSKEIPAERFKDYGIKPGLVRLSVGLENVEDLIDDLERALSKV